In Georgenia soli, a genomic segment contains:
- a CDS encoding aldehyde dehydrogenase family protein, protein MSNTLFIDGRWVAARGGETREIRNPADGELVGVVAEASAEDTEAAIAAARASFDGGAWRDVPAPERGGLLLRVADRLRERKDEFARAESLDTGKRLVESEIDMDDIAACFTYYGKLSGSEAGRLVDAGDPDVVSRIVYEPVGVCGLITPWNYPLLQAAWKIAPALAAGNSFVLKPSELTPHTAILMMQVLDEVGLPAGVANLVLGAGATAGAPLSQHPDVDMVSFTGGLETGKVIAASAAATVKKVALELGGKNPNVIFADADFDAAVDNALNGAFVHSGQVCSAGARIVVQDTIAERFVDELVRRAQDIRLGGPFDEAAESGPLISAEHRDKVTAYVERAVEEGARVRCGGTWGEGELEKGYYYLPTVIDNVRRGMSAVRDEAFGPVVTVETFTDEDEAVATANDTHYGLAGAVWTQDAGRAQRVAGRLRHGTVWINDFHPYLPQAEWGGFGQSGVGRELGPTGLAEYQEAKHIYQNTRPQVTGWFEDRK, encoded by the coding sequence ATGTCGAACACCCTGTTCATCGACGGCCGGTGGGTCGCCGCCCGCGGCGGCGAGACCCGCGAGATCCGCAACCCGGCCGACGGCGAGCTCGTCGGCGTCGTCGCCGAGGCCTCCGCGGAGGACACCGAGGCCGCCATCGCGGCCGCCCGGGCCTCCTTCGACGGGGGGGCCTGGCGTGACGTGCCCGCCCCGGAGCGCGGCGGCCTCCTCCTGCGCGTCGCGGACCGTCTCCGCGAGCGGAAGGACGAGTTCGCCCGCGCCGAGTCCCTCGACACCGGCAAGCGCCTGGTCGAGAGCGAGATCGACATGGACGACATCGCCGCCTGCTTCACCTACTACGGCAAGCTGTCCGGCTCGGAGGCCGGCCGCCTCGTCGACGCCGGCGACCCCGACGTCGTCTCCCGGATCGTCTACGAGCCCGTCGGCGTGTGCGGGCTCATCACCCCGTGGAACTACCCGCTGCTCCAGGCGGCCTGGAAGATCGCGCCGGCGCTCGCGGCGGGCAACTCCTTCGTCCTCAAGCCGAGCGAGCTGACCCCGCACACGGCCATCCTCATGATGCAGGTGCTCGACGAGGTCGGGCTGCCCGCCGGCGTCGCCAACCTCGTGCTCGGGGCCGGTGCCACCGCGGGGGCGCCGCTCTCCCAGCACCCCGACGTCGACATGGTCTCCTTCACCGGCGGTCTCGAGACCGGCAAGGTCATCGCCGCCTCCGCGGCGGCGACGGTGAAGAAGGTCGCGCTCGAGCTGGGCGGGAAGAACCCGAACGTCATCTTCGCCGACGCCGACTTCGACGCCGCCGTGGACAACGCCCTCAACGGCGCCTTCGTCCACTCGGGGCAGGTCTGCTCCGCCGGCGCCCGCATCGTCGTGCAGGACACCATCGCCGAGCGGTTCGTCGACGAGCTCGTGCGCCGAGCGCAGGACATCCGCCTCGGCGGCCCGTTCGACGAGGCGGCCGAGTCCGGCCCGCTCATCTCCGCGGAGCACCGGGACAAGGTGACCGCCTACGTCGAGCGGGCGGTCGAGGAGGGCGCGCGCGTGCGCTGCGGCGGCACCTGGGGCGAGGGCGAGCTCGAGAAGGGCTACTACTACCTGCCCACGGTGATCGACAACGTGCGTCGCGGGATGTCCGCCGTGCGCGACGAGGCCTTCGGCCCGGTCGTGACGGTCGAGACGTTCACCGACGAGGACGAGGCCGTCGCCACCGCCAACGACACGCACTACGGGCTCGCGGGCGCCGTCTGGACCCAGGACGCCGGACGCGCGCAGCGCGTCGCCGGGCGCCTGCGCCACGGCACCGTCTGGATCAACGACTTCCACCCCTACCTCCCCCAGGCCGAGTGGGGCGGCTTCGGTCAGTCCGGCGTCGGCCGCGAGCTCGGGCCGACCGGCCTGGCCGAGTACCAGGAGGCCAAGCACATCTACCAGAACACCCGGCCGCAGGTCACCGGCTGGTTCGAGGACCGCAAGTGA
- the betT gene encoding choline BCCT transporter BetT, producing MNQPAHEVAGGIGAGAAARAPEPVATSQPPSAGSPVSAKETPRVNLRVFVPSAIGILAIAFWAMLAPGHAESVIGSMVSWVSKNLGWYYILTATIVVVFVIFVAASRVGKTKLGPDHSKPQYSMFSWTAMLFAAGIGIDLMFFSVAEPVTQYYGPPAGQGETLEAARQAVVWTLFHYGVTGWAMYALMGMAFGYFAYRFNMPLSIRSALYPIIGKRVHGVAGDAVDTAAMLGTIFGIATSLGIGVVQLNFGLKVLFGVEEGLAAQIALIVLAVLMATVSAVVGIDKGIRRLSELNVFLAIALMLYITVTGRTAFLLDALVLNIGDYLSGFAGMTLNTFAFDRPDEWMNGWTLFFWAWWIAWAPFVGLFLARISRGRTIRQFVAATLTVPFLFILVWLAIFGNSALDVVLGGNDAFGQVAMNQPERAFYSLLEQYPGAPLLMAVATFTGLLFYVTSADSGSLVMSTFTSRIKDPSKDGPHWLRIFWSVATGALTLGMLMVGGVATLQSATIIMGLPFSVVMYLIMFGLYKSLRVEAALTDSLRTSLPGALAGATGPHRSWRQRLARSMSYPGAPQAQRYLDQVAVPAVEEVAAELRAQGAAVELSTGPIDGVACSQVTLTVALADEPDFRYQIYPVEHVLPTYAPRAQGKADKYYRLEVFSMTGSHGYDLLGYTKDQVIADVLDQYERHLEFLHLQRDFTGASAMAEQADAPEDWNVDFATKESKN from the coding sequence ATGAACCAGCCCGCGCACGAGGTGGCGGGCGGCATCGGGGCCGGTGCCGCGGCGAGGGCACCGGAGCCCGTCGCGACCTCCCAGCCGCCGTCGGCCGGGAGCCCGGTCTCCGCCAAGGAGACTCCACGGGTCAACCTGAGGGTCTTCGTCCCGTCTGCCATCGGGATCCTGGCCATCGCGTTCTGGGCCATGCTCGCCCCCGGGCACGCCGAGTCGGTCATCGGTTCGATGGTGTCCTGGGTCTCGAAGAACCTGGGCTGGTACTACATCCTCACCGCGACGATCGTCGTCGTCTTCGTCATCTTCGTCGCGGCCTCGCGGGTGGGGAAGACGAAGCTCGGCCCGGACCACTCCAAGCCGCAGTACTCGATGTTCTCGTGGACCGCGATGCTCTTCGCCGCGGGCATCGGCATCGATCTGATGTTCTTCTCGGTGGCGGAGCCCGTGACCCAGTACTACGGGCCGCCGGCAGGCCAGGGGGAGACCCTCGAGGCCGCCCGCCAGGCGGTCGTGTGGACGCTCTTCCACTACGGCGTCACAGGCTGGGCCATGTACGCGCTCATGGGCATGGCGTTCGGCTACTTCGCCTACCGCTTCAACATGCCGCTGTCCATCCGCTCCGCGCTGTACCCGATCATCGGGAAGCGGGTGCACGGGGTCGCCGGGGACGCCGTCGACACCGCCGCCATGCTGGGCACGATCTTCGGCATCGCCACGTCGCTGGGCATCGGGGTCGTGCAGCTCAACTTCGGTCTGAAGGTGCTCTTCGGTGTCGAGGAGGGGCTGGCCGCCCAGATCGCGCTCATCGTGCTCGCCGTGCTCATGGCGACCGTCTCCGCCGTGGTGGGGATCGACAAGGGCATCCGGCGACTGTCGGAGCTGAACGTCTTCCTGGCTATCGCGCTGATGCTGTACATCACCGTGACCGGTCGGACGGCGTTCCTCCTCGATGCCCTCGTCCTGAACATCGGCGACTACCTCAGCGGGTTCGCCGGCATGACGCTGAACACGTTCGCGTTCGACCGCCCGGACGAGTGGATGAACGGCTGGACCCTGTTCTTCTGGGCCTGGTGGATCGCCTGGGCGCCGTTCGTGGGGCTCTTCCTCGCGCGGATCTCCCGTGGCCGCACGATCCGGCAGTTCGTGGCCGCGACCCTGACCGTGCCGTTCCTCTTCATCCTGGTCTGGCTCGCGATCTTCGGGAACAGCGCCCTCGACGTGGTGCTCGGCGGCAACGACGCGTTCGGCCAGGTGGCGATGAACCAGCCGGAACGTGCCTTCTACTCTCTGCTCGAGCAGTACCCGGGCGCCCCGCTGCTCATGGCCGTGGCCACCTTCACCGGCCTGCTGTTCTACGTCACCAGCGCCGACTCCGGCTCCCTCGTCATGTCGACCTTCACGTCGCGGATCAAGGACCCGAGCAAGGACGGGCCGCACTGGCTGCGCATCTTCTGGTCCGTCGCCACCGGTGCCCTCACGCTCGGGATGCTCATGGTCGGCGGCGTCGCCACGCTCCAGTCGGCGACCATCATCATGGGCCTGCCGTTCTCCGTGGTGATGTACCTGATCATGTTCGGGCTCTACAAGTCCTTGCGGGTGGAAGCGGCGCTGACCGACAGCCTGCGTACCTCGCTCCCGGGCGCTCTCGCGGGCGCCACCGGGCCCCATCGCAGCTGGCGCCAGCGCCTCGCCCGCTCCATGAGCTACCCCGGGGCGCCGCAGGCCCAGCGGTACCTGGACCAGGTCGCGGTACCCGCCGTGGAGGAGGTCGCCGCCGAGCTGCGCGCCCAGGGGGCGGCCGTCGAGCTGAGCACCGGCCCGATCGACGGCGTGGCCTGCAGCCAGGTCACCCTCACGGTCGCGCTGGCCGACGAGCCGGACTTCCGCTACCAGATCTACCCGGTCGAGCACGTCCTGCCCACGTACGCGCCACGCGCCCAGGGCAAGGCCGACAAGTACTACCGGCTCGAGGTCTTCTCCATGACCGGCAGCCACGGGTACGACCTGCTCGGCTACACCAAGGACCAGGTCATCGCAGATGTCCTGGACCAGTACGAGCGCCACCTCGAGTTCCTCCACCTCCAGCGTGACTTCACCGGCGCCTCGGCCATGGCCGAGCAGGCCGACGCGCCCGAGGACTGGAACGTGGACTTCGCAACCAAGGAGAGCAAGAACTGA
- a CDS encoding NUDIX domain-containing protein: MTTPAHRPPPDVRVHRQPGDGWVECACGHRHWGLNGAAGLLLWRSGPAGTEIVLQHRALWSHHGGTWGLPGGAITDGESPRAGAVREAAEEAGLPTAAVRLRADRTLVHPDWSYTTVLAEAVAPVQPAVTDPESLEVRWAGLEELDHLELLPAFADALPELRTMLRRLVLVVDAANVVGSRPDGWWRDRRGATARLRDHLAHLAREGVAASAVGLPGTSWLPDVVLVTEGAARGVPAVDGVSVVSADGSGDDALVTVVRRLMGDPANDVVVTTADRELVARVEDLGARAVGPRVVRH; encoded by the coding sequence ATGACCACGCCCGCCCACCGGCCCCCGCCGGACGTCCGCGTCCATCGCCAGCCCGGCGACGGCTGGGTGGAGTGCGCGTGCGGGCACCGGCACTGGGGGCTGAACGGAGCGGCGGGCCTGCTGCTGTGGCGGTCCGGCCCCGCGGGGACGGAGATCGTGCTGCAGCACCGCGCGCTGTGGTCCCACCACGGCGGCACCTGGGGCCTGCCCGGCGGGGCGATCACCGACGGCGAGAGCCCGCGTGCGGGGGCGGTGCGTGAGGCCGCGGAGGAGGCGGGGCTCCCGACGGCCGCCGTGCGCCTGCGCGCCGACCGGACCCTGGTCCACCCGGACTGGAGCTACACGACCGTGCTCGCCGAGGCCGTCGCCCCTGTGCAGCCCGCCGTCACCGACCCGGAGTCCCTCGAGGTGCGGTGGGCCGGGCTGGAGGAGCTCGACCACCTGGAACTGCTGCCCGCCTTCGCGGACGCCCTCCCCGAGCTGCGCACCATGCTGCGCCGGCTCGTCCTCGTCGTCGACGCCGCGAACGTCGTCGGGTCACGCCCGGACGGCTGGTGGAGGGACCGGCGCGGCGCCACCGCGCGGCTGCGCGACCACCTCGCCCACCTCGCCCGCGAGGGGGTCGCCGCCTCCGCCGTCGGACTGCCCGGGACGAGCTGGCTCCCGGACGTCGTCCTCGTCACCGAGGGCGCGGCCCGCGGTGTCCCGGCCGTCGACGGCGTGAGCGTCGTCAGCGCGGACGGCAGCGGGGACGACGCGCTCGTGACGGTGGTCCGGCGCCTGATGGGTGACCCGGCGAACGACGTCGTCGTCACGACGGCGGACCGGGAACTCGTCGCCCGCGTCGAGGACCTGGGCGCCCGCGCCGTCGGCCCTCGGGTCGTCCGGCACTGA
- the dapD gene encoding 2,3,4,5-tetrahydropyridine-2,6-dicarboxylate N-succinyltransferase, whose protein sequence is MSDRSAWAFGLATRTDSGDVLDVWYPTPALGPAPHDAAAPAALTALERADADRRVRTEIVRTEIDLDAAPSSTADAYLRLHLLSHTLVAPNTLNLDGIFGQLPTVVWTSLGPCAVEGFEITRARLRVTHGPFTVHGVDKFPRMVDYVVPVGVRIADADRVRLGAHLASGTTVMHEGFVNFNAGTLGRSMVEGRVSQGVVVHDGADIGGGASIMGTLSGGGEHVISVGPRSLLGANAGLGISLGADCVVEAGLYLTAGTKVSVLAGGGTRPDGGQLTEPPVVAARSLSGRDNLLFRRNSLSGAVEALPRSGTGVELNAALHA, encoded by the coding sequence ATGAGCGACCGCAGCGCCTGGGCCTTCGGACTGGCCACCCGCACCGACTCCGGCGACGTCCTGGACGTCTGGTACCCCACCCCCGCGTTGGGGCCCGCTCCTCACGACGCCGCCGCCCCCGCGGCCCTCACCGCTCTCGAACGCGCCGACGCCGACCGCCGGGTCCGCACGGAGATCGTCCGGACCGAGATCGACCTCGACGCCGCGCCCAGCTCCACCGCCGACGCCTACCTGCGCCTGCACCTGCTCTCCCACACGCTCGTCGCTCCGAACACCCTCAACCTGGACGGCATCTTCGGCCAGCTGCCGACCGTGGTGTGGACGTCGCTGGGTCCCTGTGCCGTCGAGGGCTTCGAGATCACCCGCGCCCGGCTGCGTGTCACGCACGGCCCCTTCACCGTCCACGGCGTCGACAAGTTCCCGCGCATGGTGGACTACGTCGTGCCCGTGGGCGTGCGCATCGCCGACGCGGACCGCGTCCGGCTCGGGGCTCACCTCGCCTCGGGCACCACCGTGATGCACGAGGGGTTCGTCAACTTCAACGCCGGCACGCTGGGCCGGTCGATGGTGGAGGGCCGCGTCTCCCAGGGCGTCGTCGTCCACGACGGCGCGGACATCGGCGGCGGCGCCTCGATCATGGGCACCCTCTCCGGCGGCGGTGAGCACGTGATCTCCGTGGGGCCGCGCTCGCTGCTCGGCGCCAACGCCGGTCTCGGGATCTCCCTCGGCGCGGACTGCGTCGTCGAGGCGGGGCTCTACCTGACGGCCGGCACCAAGGTGTCCGTCCTGGCCGGCGGCGGTACCCGGCCCGACGGCGGCCAGCTCACCGAGCCGCCGGTGGTCGCCGCCCGTTCGCTCTCGGGCCGGGACAACCTGCTCTTCCGGCGCAACTCCCTCTCCGGCGCGGTCGAGGCGCTGCCCCGCAGCGGGACCGGCGTGGAGCTCAACGCCGCCCTGCATGCCTGA
- a CDS encoding citrate synthase, which translates to MSNAELSPATFEVDGKTLQFDRVPAVEGNDGVNISSLLKETGLVTLDPGFTNTASTTSAITYIDGAAGILRYRGYPIDQLAKGSNFLEVAYLLIYGELPDAQTLEAVERRIKRHTILHEDFKAFFTAFPHNGHPMAILQAGIAALATYYQHTLDPHDPYQRELSTVLLMAKVPTMIASIAKRANGLPLLYPDASKGYVEDFIRMTFGLPYQRHDVDPAIVKALDMLLILHADHEQNCSTSTVRMVGSSHANIYASVAAGVGALSGPLHGGANEAVLEMLTKIQAAGGDATDFMKKVKNKEDGVRLMGFGHRVYKNYDPRAAIVKEAAHDVLARLGKDDELLDIAMGLEEIALHDDYFIERKLYPNVDFYTGLIYKAMGFPTQMFTPLFALGRLPGWIAQYREMIADPTTKIGRPRQVYTGEAERDFVPVEQR; encoded by the coding sequence ATGTCGAATGCTGAGCTCAGCCCGGCGACGTTCGAGGTAGACGGGAAGACGCTCCAGTTCGACCGCGTGCCCGCCGTCGAGGGGAACGACGGGGTGAACATCTCCTCGCTGCTCAAGGAGACGGGGCTGGTCACGCTCGACCCCGGGTTCACCAACACCGCGTCGACCACGTCCGCGATCACCTACATCGACGGTGCGGCCGGCATCCTGCGGTACCGCGGGTACCCGATCGACCAGCTGGCCAAGGGGTCCAACTTCCTCGAGGTCGCCTACCTGCTCATCTACGGCGAGCTGCCGGACGCGCAGACGCTCGAGGCGGTGGAGCGCCGCATCAAGCGGCACACCATCCTGCACGAGGACTTCAAGGCGTTCTTCACCGCCTTCCCGCACAACGGGCACCCGATGGCCATCCTGCAGGCCGGCATCGCCGCCCTCGCCACCTACTACCAGCACACGCTGGACCCGCACGACCCCTACCAGCGCGAGCTGTCCACCGTGCTGCTCATGGCCAAGGTGCCGACGATGATCGCCTCGATCGCCAAGCGCGCCAACGGGCTGCCGCTGCTGTACCCGGACGCCTCGAAGGGCTACGTCGAGGACTTCATCCGGATGACGTTCGGCCTGCCCTACCAGCGCCACGACGTCGACCCGGCCATCGTCAAGGCCCTCGACATGCTGCTCATCCTGCACGCGGACCACGAGCAGAACTGCTCCACCTCCACGGTGCGCATGGTGGGCTCCTCGCACGCCAACATCTACGCCTCCGTCGCGGCCGGCGTGGGCGCGCTCTCCGGTCCGCTGCACGGTGGGGCGAACGAGGCGGTGCTGGAGATGCTCACCAAGATCCAGGCCGCCGGCGGCGACGCCACCGACTTCATGAAGAAGGTCAAGAACAAGGAGGACGGCGTCCGCCTGATGGGCTTCGGCCACCGGGTCTACAAGAACTACGACCCGCGCGCCGCCATCGTCAAGGAGGCCGCGCACGACGTGCTGGCCCGCCTCGGCAAGGACGACGAGCTGCTCGACATCGCCATGGGCCTGGAGGAGATCGCCCTCCACGACGACTACTTCATCGAGCGCAAGCTCTACCCGAACGTGGACTTCTACACGGGCCTGATCTACAAGGCGATGGGCTTCCCCACGCAGATGTTCACCCCGCTGTTCGCGCTCGGCCGCCTGCCCGGCTGGATCGCCCAGTACCGCGAGATGATCGCCGACCCGACCACGAAGATCGGCCGCCCGCGCCAGGTGTACACCGGCGAGGCCGAGCGCGACTTCGTGCCCGTCGAGCAGCGCTGA
- the dapC gene encoding succinyldiaminopimelate transaminase, with product MPLHGSALPDFPWDSLAPAKARAAAHPRGIVDLSVGTPVDPTPAVAQDALRAAADAPGYPQTVGTLDLREAVTAWFARRRGVPGLGTDAVLPTIGSKETVALLPALLGLGEGDVVLHPRTAYPTYDVGARLAGATPVPVDPDPASWPDARLVWLNSPGNPDGHVLSVDDLAAVVAWARERGAVVASDECYAELAWTGPAAADGVPSLLGPRVCGGDHTNLLVLYSLSKQSNMAGYRAALLAGDRALVGRLTEIRKHAGMMMPGPVQAAMAAALADDEHVAEQRERYRARRDVLLEAVTAAGLEHDPHSVAGLYLWVRAAGRPASSWELVDALSHRGILVAPGTFYGPHGDGYVRIALTATDERIAEAARRLREGGRLT from the coding sequence GTGCCGCTGCACGGCAGCGCGCTGCCCGACTTTCCCTGGGACTCGCTCGCGCCGGCCAAGGCCCGCGCCGCCGCGCACCCCCGCGGCATCGTCGACCTCTCCGTCGGCACCCCCGTCGACCCCACCCCGGCCGTCGCCCAGGACGCGCTGCGCGCCGCCGCGGACGCCCCGGGCTACCCGCAGACGGTCGGCACCCTGGACCTCCGCGAGGCGGTCACCGCCTGGTTCGCCCGGCGGCGCGGCGTGCCCGGGCTGGGCACCGACGCGGTGCTCCCCACGATCGGCTCCAAGGAGACCGTCGCCCTGCTGCCCGCCCTCCTCGGGCTGGGCGAGGGCGACGTCGTCCTCCACCCCCGCACCGCCTACCCCACGTACGACGTCGGGGCCCGCCTGGCCGGCGCGACCCCGGTCCCCGTGGACCCCGACCCGGCGTCCTGGCCCGACGCCCGGCTCGTCTGGCTGAACTCGCCTGGCAACCCGGACGGGCACGTCCTGTCCGTCGACGACCTCGCCGCCGTCGTGGCCTGGGCGCGCGAGCGTGGCGCGGTCGTCGCCTCGGACGAGTGCTACGCCGAGCTCGCCTGGACCGGGCCGGCGGCCGCCGACGGCGTGCCCAGCCTCCTCGGCCCGCGCGTGTGCGGCGGGGACCACACGAACCTGCTGGTGCTGTACTCGCTGAGCAAGCAGTCGAACATGGCGGGCTACCGGGCGGCGCTGCTGGCCGGGGACCGGGCGCTGGTCGGCCGGCTCACCGAGATCCGCAAGCACGCCGGGATGATGATGCCCGGGCCGGTCCAGGCGGCGATGGCGGCGGCGCTCGCCGACGACGAGCACGTGGCCGAGCAGCGGGAGCGCTACCGCGCGCGGCGCGACGTCCTGCTCGAGGCGGTGACCGCCGCCGGGCTCGAGCACGACCCGCACTCCGTGGCCGGCCTGTACCTCTGGGTGCGGGCGGCCGGGCGGCCGGCGTCGTCGTGGGAGCTCGTCGACGCGCTCTCGCACCGCGGCATCCTGGTCGCCCCGGGCACGTTCTACGGCCCGCACGGCGACGGCTACGTGCGCATCGCGCTCACCGCGACCGACGAGCGGATCGCCGAGGCGGCCCGCCGCCTGCGTGAGGGCGGCCGGCTGACCTGA
- the fdxA gene encoding ferredoxin: MTYVIAQPCVDVKDRACVDECPVDCIYEGKRMLYIHPDECVDCGACEPVCPVEAIFYEDDTPAIWSDYYRANVEFFNDLGSPGGAAKMGVIDKDDPMIAALPPQA; the protein is encoded by the coding sequence GTGACCTACGTCATCGCCCAGCCCTGCGTGGACGTCAAGGACCGGGCGTGCGTCGACGAATGTCCGGTCGACTGCATCTACGAGGGCAAGCGGATGCTGTACATCCACCCTGACGAGTGCGTCGACTGCGGCGCCTGCGAGCCGGTGTGCCCCGTGGAGGCGATCTTCTACGAGGACGACACCCCCGCGATCTGGTCCGACTACTACCGCGCGAACGTCGAGTTCTTCAACGACCTGGGTTCGCCCGGCGGTGCCGCGAAGATGGGCGTCATCGACAAGGACGACCCGATGATCGCGGCCCTGCCGCCGCAGGCCTGA
- a CDS encoding VanW family protein translates to MTDHRAPGRGAVDHTDGADATPQEDTPSGMSDLNSVLARRQGEPDATAVHPARAGSAPEPDATAVHPARAGSAPDPDATAVHPARAGSAPDPDATAVHPAPSAAAPQTSEPKDPPMPSPLDQFDVEEPRRGRRGLVIGLVVVALLVVAYGLGAWFLGDRTPTGTTVAGVPVGGLSKADARARLESELSTLAAEQVPVSVGEATSSIDPASVKLTFDADATLEDLTGFTLDPRVLWGRIFGLGAVEPRSTVDEDALRDALETAATELDVAPVEGAITFAGATPEVTEPAPGTAVDIDAAVDAVTRTWLTAERPLELPTKELSPTVGAEAVDEALTTLAQPLVSAPLTVNVDGALAELSPEQLAANATFVAQGDALELELDGEGLADAVAEVNPAIEVAGKDAQIVLQGGRPTIIPSTTGKGLDPDQLAEAVRTAGTSTDRTAEVALVVAEPEFTTADAEALGVKEVIADFSTPMPYDPVRTTNLKVGAQKVTGVLVMPGEEFSLLDTIGPISAANGYVSSGVVEDGFVSTAVGGGLSQLSTNMFNVGFLAGMDDVTHTPHSRWFERYPPGREATLWEPSTDMVWRNNTDYGVLVQSWVTGDRVHSRLWGTKVWDVKTSTSEKYNIVQPKTVYNPSPECTPESGGNPGFTVTVDRQRYKDGALHDDEKWTWTYTPWNKVECGEPPSDEG, encoded by the coding sequence GTGACTGACCATCGAGCACCTGGACGGGGAGCCGTCGACCACACCGACGGCGCCGACGCCACCCCGCAGGAGGATACCCCGTCCGGCATGTCGGACCTCAACTCCGTCCTGGCCCGCCGCCAGGGCGAGCCGGACGCGACGGCGGTTCACCCCGCCCGTGCCGGCAGCGCGCCCGAGCCGGACGCGACGGCGGTTCACCCCGCTCGTGCCGGCAGCGCGCCCGACCCGGACGCGACGGCGGTTCACCCCGCCCGTGCCGGCAGCGCGCCCGACCCGGACGCGACGGCGGTCCACCCGGCACCGTCCGCGGCCGCCCCCCAGACGTCCGAGCCCAAGGATCCGCCGATGCCCTCGCCGCTTGACCAGTTCGATGTCGAGGAACCGCGCCGCGGCCGCCGCGGGCTGGTGATCGGCCTCGTCGTCGTCGCCCTGCTCGTCGTCGCCTACGGGCTGGGCGCGTGGTTCCTCGGTGACCGCACCCCCACCGGCACCACGGTCGCCGGCGTCCCGGTCGGCGGGCTGTCGAAGGCCGACGCGCGGGCGCGCCTGGAGAGCGAGCTGTCGACGCTGGCCGCCGAGCAGGTGCCCGTCTCCGTCGGTGAGGCGACGTCCAGCATCGACCCGGCCTCCGTCAAGCTGACCTTCGACGCCGACGCGACCCTCGAGGACCTCACCGGTTTCACCCTCGACCCGCGCGTGCTCTGGGGCCGGATCTTCGGACTCGGCGCCGTCGAGCCCCGTTCCACCGTGGACGAGGACGCCCTGCGCGACGCTCTCGAGACGGCCGCCACCGAGCTCGACGTCGCCCCGGTCGAGGGGGCCATCACCTTCGCCGGCGCCACGCCGGAGGTCACCGAGCCCGCCCCGGGCACCGCCGTCGACATCGACGCCGCCGTGGACGCCGTCACCCGCACCTGGCTCACCGCCGAGCGCCCGCTCGAGCTGCCCACGAAGGAGCTGTCACCGACCGTCGGTGCCGAGGCGGTCGACGAGGCCCTCACCACGCTCGCCCAGCCCCTGGTCTCCGCGCCGCTGACGGTCAACGTGGACGGCGCGCTCGCCGAGCTCAGCCCCGAGCAGCTCGCCGCGAACGCCACCTTCGTCGCCCAGGGCGACGCGCTCGAGCTCGAGCTCGACGGCGAGGGCCTCGCCGACGCCGTCGCCGAGGTCAACCCGGCGATCGAGGTCGCCGGCAAGGACGCCCAGATCGTCCTCCAGGGCGGCCGCCCCACGATCATCCCCTCGACGACCGGCAAGGGCCTCGACCCCGACCAGCTCGCCGAGGCCGTGCGCACGGCCGGCACCTCCACCGACCGCACGGCCGAGGTGGCTCTCGTCGTCGCGGAGCCGGAGTTCACCACGGCGGACGCGGAGGCGCTCGGCGTCAAGGAGGTCATCGCGGACTTCTCCACCCCGATGCCCTACGACCCGGTCCGCACCACCAACCTCAAGGTCGGCGCCCAGAAGGTCACCGGCGTCCTCGTGATGCCGGGCGAGGAGTTCTCCCTCCTCGACACCATCGGGCCCATCTCCGCCGCGAACGGGTACGTCTCCTCCGGCGTCGTGGAGGACGGTTTCGTCTCCACCGCTGTCGGCGGCGGCCTCTCCCAGCTCTCGACCAACATGTTCAACGTCGGCTTCCTGGCCGGCATGGACGACGTCACCCACACCCCGCACAGCCGCTGGTTCGAGCGGTACCCGCCTGGGCGCGAGGCCACCCTCTGGGAGCCGAGCACCGACATGGTCTGGCGCAACAACACCGACTACGGCGTGCTGGTCCAGTCCTGGGTCACCGGCGACCGCGTCCACTCGCGGCTGTGGGGCACGAAGGTGTGGGACGTGAAGACCTCCACGTCCGAGAAGTACAACATCGTCCAGCCGAAGACCGTCTACAACCCCTCGCCCGAGTGCACGCCCGAGAGCGGCGGCAACCCCGGGTTCACCGTGACGGTGGACCGGCAGCGGTACAAGGACGGTGCCCTGCACGACGACGAGAAGTGGACGTGGACCTACACGCCCTGGAACAAGGTCGAGTGCGGGGAGCCGCCCTCGGACGAGGGGTGA
- a CDS encoding flavin reductase family protein, translating into MSASAADGGEELVERYRATMGRLPGGITVVSVRHGTLDLAMTATAVASVSLRPPMVLFCVYSDARLREVLDEVDTWAVSILDGTAAVAAERLAMPGRPAFGQLIGVAHHRGEHSGAALVDAAQGWVECRTAWIRNAGDHDVVVGEVLDARTGTTGAGALVHHLGRVRPLT; encoded by the coding sequence GTGAGTGCCTCCGCCGCCGACGGCGGGGAGGAGCTGGTCGAGCGGTACCGGGCCACCATGGGGCGCCTTCCCGGTGGGATCACCGTGGTCTCCGTGCGCCACGGCACCCTCGACCTGGCCATGACGGCGACGGCGGTGGCGTCGGTGTCCCTGCGGCCGCCGATGGTCCTGTTCTGCGTCTACAGCGACGCCCGCCTGCGTGAGGTGCTCGATGAGGTCGACACCTGGGCGGTCAGCATCCTCGACGGCACGGCGGCGGTGGCGGCGGAGCGGCTCGCGATGCCGGGCCGCCCCGCGTTCGGGCAGCTGATCGGGGTGGCGCACCATCGTGGGGAGCACTCCGGGGCCGCGCTCGTCGACGCCGCCCAGGGATGGGTGGAGTGTCGCACGGCGTGGATCAGGAACGCCGGCGACCACGACGTGGTCGTGGGGGAGGTGCTCGACGCCCGCACGGGCACAACCGGCGCCGGGGCCCTGGTGCACCACCTCGGCCGGGTGCGCCCCCTGACGTGA